In Bacteroidia bacterium, a genomic segment contains:
- a CDS encoding helix-turn-helix transcriptional regulator produces MEQNQESSHIKSIEDLFKRDREHGLSIMDNIATILPGKIFLLEIFETSGNIELNTTFCSYQDSSKVDHTNETDSFRPCIHPEDYTWLVDRFKSSVRPETDAFQFFARLRVESTPQSEPERFIWHFFTVKILRKDQAELPARLLCIAVTTENIVNHERKFETYIQDASFIRANQEKFFDLTFREKEVLHLLSKGFTNRQASLQLGISEQTVKTHRKKVVKKLQTANPMELANYLVFFE; encoded by the coding sequence GTGGAACAGAACCAGGAATCTTCACATATAAAGTCTATTGAAGATCTCTTTAAGAGAGACCGTGAACATGGCCTGTCCATAATGGATAATATTGCGACAATATTACCCGGGAAAATTTTTTTGTTGGAGATCTTTGAAACGTCGGGAAACATAGAACTTAACACAACTTTTTGCAGCTATCAAGATAGCAGCAAAGTTGATCATACAAACGAAACAGATAGTTTCAGACCATGTATTCATCCGGAGGATTATACGTGGCTGGTAGATCGGTTTAAAAGCTCTGTCAGGCCGGAAACTGATGCGTTTCAATTTTTCGCCAGGCTACGCGTAGAATCAACTCCACAAAGTGAACCAGAAAGATTTATCTGGCATTTCTTCACTGTAAAAATCTTACGGAAAGATCAGGCTGAGCTGCCTGCCAGATTATTGTGCATTGCTGTTACAACAGAAAATATTGTCAACCACGAACGCAAATTTGAGACCTATATTCAAGATGCCTCTTTTATCAGAGCGAATCAGGAAAAGTTCTTTGACCTCACTTTTAGAGAAAAAGAAGTTTTGCATCTACTCTCAAAAGGTTTTACCAACCGTCAAGCCTCTTTGCAACTAGGAATTTCAGAGCAAACCGTGAAAACGCACAGAAAAAAAGTAGTGAAAAAACTACAAACCGCAAACCCAATGGAACTGGCCAATTATCTCGTTTTCTTCGAATAA
- a CDS encoding dihydrodipicolinate synthase family protein, with the protein MDHHLPKHAIISAPFTPMNADGSINLEVIPGMAAFLASNGVKGAFICGSTGEGPSLTLEERKNMFLAWGESCPAGFTTIAMVGGNCQPDAIELSRYARDAGMHAIAIIPPSYFPVHSVEYLVQYCAEIAAVVPEMPVYYYHIPVLTGVNFSMYAFLEIAETKIPNLVGIKYSHSNLMDFHRCTQFRDRKYTMLWGRDEELLAALSMGADGAVGSTYNYHMPVYQRLLEAFGKGDIYQARFYQNKSVEAIALLHQYGGLSAGKAIMQMIGKDCGPPRTPIRTLTEAETNALYEALVAIGFFEDCSV; encoded by the coding sequence ATGGACCACCATTTACCTAAACACGCTATTATTTCTGCGCCTTTTACCCCGATGAATGCTGACGGTAGCATCAACCTGGAAGTGATACCCGGAATGGCCGCTTTTCTTGCATCCAATGGCGTGAAAGGCGCATTTATCTGTGGATCTACCGGAGAAGGCCCTTCCCTGACGCTGGAAGAAAGGAAAAATATGTTTTTAGCCTGGGGCGAGTCCTGTCCGGCAGGTTTTACGACGATCGCAATGGTCGGCGGAAATTGTCAGCCCGACGCCATAGAGCTTTCCCGGTATGCCAGAGATGCCGGTATGCATGCGATCGCCATCATTCCGCCCAGCTATTTTCCCGTTCATTCTGTCGAATACCTTGTACAATATTGTGCTGAAATTGCCGCTGTTGTCCCGGAAATGCCTGTGTACTATTACCACATTCCGGTTCTTACAGGGGTAAATTTTTCTATGTATGCATTTCTGGAAATCGCAGAGACAAAAATCCCCAATCTGGTGGGGATCAAGTACTCCCATAGCAATCTGATGGACTTTCACCGCTGTACGCAGTTTCGCGACAGAAAGTACACAATGCTCTGGGGGCGCGATGAAGAGCTGTTGGCTGCCCTTTCTATGGGGGCAGATGGGGCGGTAGGCAGTACCTATAACTATCACATGCCGGTTTATCAGCGATTGCTGGAAGCATTTGGCAAAGGAGACATCTATCAGGCGCGGTTTTACCAGAACAAATCGGTGGAGGCAATTGCCCTCCTTCACCAGTACGGCGGACTTTCCGCCGGCAAAGCCATCATGCAGATGATCGGTAAAGACTGTGGTCCTCCGAGGACTCCTATTCGCACATTGACCGAGGCTGAAACCAATGCGCTCTATGAGGCGCTGGTCGCGATTGGCTTTTTTGAAGATTGTTCGGTTTAA
- a CDS encoding SGNH/GDSL hydrolase family protein has product MKNLKLLFALLLTHYFLTISLAQDWPNLAKFQEQNAQLTAPGPGENRVVFMGNSITIGWLNSRPGFFEGKPYVNRGISGQTTPQMLVRFRQDVIALKPSVVVILAGINDIAGNTGPSTIEAIADNIYSMAELAKANDIKVVLCSVLPAYDFPWRKGLEPAEKVVKLNSLIQAYAQKNKLVYVDYFSAMVDDRKGLKENLGTDGVHPNAEGYAIMEPLVEAGIAKALKKKK; this is encoded by the coding sequence ATGAAAAACTTGAAATTGCTATTTGCTCTCTTGCTTACTCATTACTTTCTAACCATTTCCCTGGCTCAGGACTGGCCAAATCTGGCGAAGTTTCAGGAACAAAATGCCCAGCTAACTGCGCCCGGACCCGGAGAAAACCGGGTAGTATTTATGGGGAACTCTATTACCATCGGCTGGCTAAACAGCCGTCCCGGGTTTTTTGAAGGAAAACCTTATGTCAACCGCGGCATCAGCGGCCAGACTACCCCGCAGATGCTCGTTCGTTTCCGGCAGGACGTCATCGCACTGAAACCCTCTGTCGTAGTCATCCTGGCAGGTATCAATGATATCGCCGGAAATACAGGTCCCTCCACAATCGAAGCCATTGCAGACAATATCTACTCCATGGCAGAACTGGCAAAAGCCAATGATATAAAGGTGGTTTTGTGCTCAGTACTTCCCGCTTATGATTTCCCCTGGCGAAAAGGACTTGAGCCTGCCGAAAAAGTGGTGAAACTCAATTCTCTGATTCAGGCGTATGCGCAAAAAAATAAACTGGTATATGTCGACTACTTCTCCGCTATGGTTGACGATCGCAAGGGACTGAAAGAAAACCTCGGTACCGACGGTGTTCATCCCAATGCCGAAGGGTATGCGATTATGGAGCCATTGGTGGAGGCCGGGATAGCCAAAGCTTTGAAAAAGAAAAAGTGA
- a CDS encoding LysE family transporter encodes MFTLQTFQYLSIGALLGLTAGISPGPLLSLMLMETLRHNLKAGIKIAFAPLITDLPVILISLAIFSRLSAFHTVLGLISLAGGIFIAYMGYETFRTKSLTPDPETNPSSLRIGIITNFLSPHPYLFWATIGAPLALKAAETNTLSVILFFLSFYLLLVGSKVGVALIAARSKTFLNNQSYLRLMQVLGISLFLFSLYFLYDGMKMILE; translated from the coding sequence ATGTTTACACTTCAGACTTTTCAATATCTGTCTATCGGGGCACTTTTGGGCTTGACCGCAGGCATTTCTCCGGGACCCCTGCTGTCACTCATGCTGATGGAAACCCTTAGGCACAATCTGAAAGCAGGGATTAAGATTGCCTTTGCACCGCTGATTACAGATTTGCCGGTTATTTTGATTTCGCTGGCGATTTTCTCCCGCCTATCAGCATTTCATACCGTGCTGGGCCTGATTTCGCTCGCCGGCGGTATTTTTATCGCTTACATGGGGTATGAAACTTTCCGTACAAAGTCGCTGACTCCTGATCCTGAAACAAACCCATCTTCGCTTCGGATTGGCATTATTACCAATTTCCTCAGCCCGCACCCCTATCTTTTCTGGGCAACAATCGGCGCACCATTGGCACTAAAAGCAGCCGAAACCAATACACTGTCTGTGATACTGTTTTTCTTGTCTTTTTATCTGTTATTGGTCGGTTCAAAAGTAGGGGTTGCCCTTATTGCCGCCCGGTCCAAAACATTTCTGAACAACCAGTCTTATCTGCGGCTTATGCAGGTATTGGGCATTTCTCTATTTCTGTTTTCCCTCTATTTTTTGTATGATGGGATGAAAATGATCTTGGAATAA
- a CDS encoding amidohydrolase family protein produces the protein MKPFLSLLIFFYGLSAYSQSVVRIINCNIIDPVSGKIAANQDILVEGDQVKRISSHRNRPGVPGETTIDGSGKWVIPGLTDAHIHFFQSGGLYARPDIIDLRNRVPLEKERKRVMEMAPDFLARYLSCGITTVCDMGGPLTNYDIRAKARTNDFAPDVYVTGPLISSYQPEEFGTQDPPIVKVWTPEEAREMVRSQIPLHPDYIKIWYIVRRGEKPEQFLPIVNAVVEESHKNGLPVAVHATQLETARLAVMAGANILVHSVDDQVVDQEFIDLLVEKKVSYIPTLTVSENYSQVLGQHMEFRQEDFTIANPYTLGSLTDLRGFPANEIPDYVQNLMEKPFSRSPKVNTMYENLRQLQAAGVNIVTGTDAGNIGTLHASSYYEEIAAMKAAGLSPLEILRSATFNAAKMLGKDKTQGTVAAGNQADLVLLSENPLENIQNLSKVHMVVAKGRAMHPDSLLPGSPELLAQQQLNAWNLKDIQAFANCFDEHVEVYKYPNDKQYTGRNELYELYSPFFKEVPQAYCEVVKRIHMGNVIIDEEKITGIGTAPPRRVVAIYEVAGNKIIRVTFIYP, from the coding sequence ATGAAACCATTTTTATCCTTACTCATCTTCTTTTACGGGCTCTCTGCCTATAGTCAGTCTGTTGTCCGTATTATCAATTGCAATATCATCGACCCTGTTTCTGGCAAAATCGCCGCCAACCAGGATATTCTGGTGGAAGGAGATCAGGTCAAACGCATTTCATCTCATCGGAACCGGCCAGGCGTACCGGGAGAAACTACCATTGATGGTTCTGGTAAATGGGTCATTCCCGGCCTGACCGACGCACATATCCATTTTTTTCAGTCGGGAGGATTATATGCGAGACCCGATATCATTGACCTTCGCAACCGGGTACCTTTAGAGAAAGAGCGAAAGCGCGTAATGGAAATGGCCCCGGATTTTCTGGCTCGTTATCTGAGTTGTGGTATTACAACGGTATGTGATATGGGAGGGCCACTCACCAACTATGATATCAGAGCGAAAGCCCGCACAAACGACTTCGCGCCCGATGTGTATGTAACCGGGCCCCTGATTTCATCCTACCAGCCGGAAGAGTTTGGCACACAAGACCCGCCGATCGTCAAAGTCTGGACGCCTGAAGAGGCACGGGAAATGGTCAGGTCGCAGATTCCGTTACATCCCGACTATATCAAAATCTGGTATATTGTTCGGCGGGGAGAGAAACCCGAACAATTTCTGCCCATTGTCAATGCGGTGGTAGAAGAAAGTCATAAAAACGGATTGCCCGTAGCAGTTCATGCCACACAGTTGGAAACGGCGCGTCTTGCGGTAATGGCCGGTGCCAACATACTCGTTCATAGTGTAGATGATCAGGTCGTGGACCAGGAGTTTATTGACTTATTGGTTGAAAAAAAGGTGAGTTATATCCCGACCCTGACGGTAAGCGAAAATTATTCCCAGGTGTTGGGCCAGCATATGGAGTTCCGGCAGGAAGACTTTACGATAGCCAACCCATATACTTTGGGAAGTCTGACGGACCTAAGAGGTTTCCCGGCAAATGAAATCCCGGACTATGTACAAAACCTCATGGAAAAACCGTTTTCCCGTTCGCCCAAAGTGAATACGATGTATGAAAATCTGCGTCAGCTTCAGGCCGCAGGGGTAAATATTGTAACAGGTACAGACGCCGGAAATATAGGCACCCTTCATGCTTCCAGTTATTACGAAGAGATTGCAGCGATGAAAGCCGCAGGTCTGTCTCCGCTGGAGATCCTGAGATCGGCGACTTTCAATGCAGCCAAAATGTTAGGGAAAGATAAAACACAGGGTACTGTCGCAGCAGGAAACCAGGCAGATTTGGTGCTGCTTTCGGAAAATCCACTGGAAAATATCCAAAATCTTAGCAAAGTGCATATGGTCGTTGCCAAAGGCAGGGCCATGCATCCGGATTCACTGTTGCCGGGAAGTCCGGAGTTGTTGGCACAACAACAATTAAATGCATGGAATTTGAAAGACATTCAGGCGTTTGCCAATTGTTTTGATGAACATGTCGAGGTGTACAAGTATCCCAATGATAAACAATATACAGGAAGAAATGAGCTATACGAGCTGTATTCACCATTCTTCAAAGAAGTCCCGCAGGCATATTGTGAGGTAGTAAAGAGAATCCATATGGGTAATGTGATAATAGATGAAGAGAAAATCACCGGAATAGGAACGGCCCCTCCCCGACGAGTGGTTGCCATCTATGAAGTAGCCGGAAACAAAATTATCAGAGTAACCTTTATCTATCCCTGA
- a CDS encoding response regulator produces the protein MFEKTGKVLVIDDDEGILLTLKILLRKHFCEIVTEMTPQKITQLLSQQHFHVVMLDMNFAIGATNGKEGFHWLKTIKELSPESEVVMMTAYADIELAIRAIKEGAMDFVIKPWENEKLIATVLDAFKKSQMTGSHSPMVIPTTSAAAEVNRVFMFLDIKSSTEIADTLGHFRYFTLLNDFFADISESISEWEGEIYQYVGDEVVVSWPLETGIEAARCLNCFFQICDRMDMLAPRYLEKYGIQPQFKAGFHCGIVTTGSIGTIKKEIVFSGEALAVAARIEGLCNRYRVNLLLSEDLMGHLPENDFFVSRKIDDIILRGKQKPMTLYSVERQKTA, from the coding sequence ATGTTTGAGAAAACCGGGAAAGTTTTGGTGATAGATGATGATGAAGGGATTCTCCTTACGCTGAAAATTCTGCTACGCAAGCACTTTTGTGAGATTGTCACCGAAATGACGCCGCAAAAAATCACGCAGCTTCTGAGCCAGCAACATTTTCATGTAGTCATGCTCGATATGAATTTTGCCATTGGTGCGACCAATGGTAAAGAAGGTTTTCACTGGCTGAAAACCATTAAGGAGCTTTCGCCGGAGTCGGAAGTGGTCATGATGACCGCTTATGCTGATATCGAACTGGCTATCCGGGCGATAAAAGAAGGTGCGATGGATTTTGTGATCAAACCCTGGGAAAATGAAAAATTGATCGCTACGGTTCTCGATGCATTTAAGAAAAGCCAGATGACTGGCAGCCATTCTCCAATGGTTATACCTACTACTTCTGCAGCCGCAGAAGTAAACAGGGTATTTATGTTTCTGGACATCAAATCTTCGACAGAAATCGCCGATACCCTGGGTCATTTCCGCTACTTTACCCTCCTGAATGATTTTTTTGCCGATATCTCTGAGTCCATCTCTGAATGGGAAGGAGAAATATACCAGTACGTAGGGGATGAAGTCGTCGTGTCATGGCCGCTGGAAACAGGCATTGAAGCGGCCCGATGCCTGAATTGTTTTTTCCAAATCTGCGACCGCATGGATATGCTCGCCCCCCGCTACCTGGAAAAATATGGTATTCAACCTCAATTTAAAGCAGGTTTTCACTGTGGAATTGTAACTACAGGTTCTATTGGTACCATTAAAAAGGAAATTGTATTTTCAGGCGAGGCGTTGGCTGTCGCCGCCAGAATTGAAGGCCTGTGCAACCGTTACCGGGTAAATCTTCTCCTTTCGGAGGACCTGATGGGACATTTGCCTGAAAATGATTTCTTTGTTTCCCGAAAAATTGACGATATTATCCTTCGCGGAAAACAAAAACCCATGACACTTTACAGCGTCGAAAGACAAAAAACCGCTTAG
- a CDS encoding glycosyltransferase has product MLNHLLFLTPGFPASEADTACLPMIQTLIKEMAAHFPETVVSVVSTQYPYEVGEYRWNGLPVYTAAGKNRRFPLRLKTWYEAKKYILRLHQKTPISLIHSFWLSECALLGHYIGRQLGIPHLNTVMGQDAKKNNPYLNALPLEKMQLVGLSPFHAERFRDSTGKNLLSVVPLGIDTTAFPPLNTAPRPIHLLGVGSLIPLKNYGVFVQAAQKLRLLFPDLRCELAGDGVERERLEKMVENAGLTDHFYFCGQIPREEVLEKMSQSRVLFHPSVYESFGYVFSEGLYSGMQICSRAIGAATPGPRWMVAKDDEDMVNIAKKSLSQPYSPLREKVPTIYDMVQTYRKYYLSLL; this is encoded by the coding sequence ATGCTGAACCATTTGCTGTTTCTGACTCCGGGATTTCCTGCCAGCGAAGCAGACACCGCCTGTCTGCCCATGATTCAAACCCTGATCAAAGAAATGGCTGCTCATTTTCCGGAAACAGTGGTATCCGTCGTATCTACGCAGTATCCTTATGAAGTGGGCGAATACCGGTGGAATGGTCTCCCGGTCTATACTGCCGCAGGCAAAAACCGCCGGTTTCCGCTCCGGCTCAAAACCTGGTACGAGGCAAAGAAGTATATCCTCCGCCTTCACCAGAAAACCCCCATCAGCCTGATCCATAGCTTCTGGCTTAGTGAATGCGCCCTTCTGGGGCATTATATCGGAAGACAACTCGGCATTCCTCATCTCAACACCGTAATGGGGCAGGATGCAAAAAAAAACAATCCCTACCTCAATGCCCTCCCTCTGGAAAAAATGCAGCTTGTGGGGCTTTCTCCCTTTCACGCGGAGCGGTTTCGCGATTCCACCGGAAAAAACCTTCTTTCCGTAGTTCCGCTGGGTATTGACACAACAGCATTTCCTCCGCTAAATACAGCACCTCGCCCGATTCATCTGCTCGGCGTAGGGTCACTCATTCCCCTAAAAAACTATGGGGTTTTTGTACAAGCAGCGCAAAAGCTCCGTCTGCTGTTTCCAGACCTCCGATGTGAGCTTGCCGGAGACGGCGTCGAAAGAGAGAGGCTGGAAAAAATGGTAGAAAATGCAGGGCTTACAGACCATTTTTACTTTTGCGGGCAAATACCGAGGGAAGAGGTTTTGGAAAAAATGAGCCAAAGCCGGGTGCTCTTTCATCCCTCGGTGTATGAATCTTTTGGATATGTATTTTCAGAAGGATTGTACTCAGGGATGCAGATATGCAGCCGGGCCATTGGTGCAGCCACACCCGGCCCCCGTTGGATGGTTGCGAAAGACGATGAAGATATGGTCAATATTGCGAAAAAATCACTTTCACAGCCCTATAGTCCTTTGCGGGAAAAAGTTCCGACAATTTATGACATGGTTCAAACTTATCGAAAATACTACTTGTCTCTGTTATGA
- a CDS encoding carbamoyltransferase, translating into MKKILGISGYYHDSAAALIIGGQIVAAAQEERFTRKKNTDVFPARSIRFCLEQAGLDIDELDAIVFYEKPLLKFERLLETYYAFSPRGVQSFLKAIPVWLNEKLFLKKILIGELKAIGNYDKKRIPLLFSEHHLSHAASAFYPSSFEKSAILTIDGVGEWCTAAIGSGDGRDITIHKELRFPHSVGLLYSAFTYYLGFRVNSGEYKLMGLAPFGDPGSPQTRGYIEKIRTQMIDIKSDGSVWLNQAFFRYATGLRMTKDKQWEKLLGFPRRAPESAIEQHHSDLALAIQTITEEMVLKMAVEAQKITGMDTLCLAGGVALNGVAAGKLLKAGIFRQIYIQPAAGDAGGALGAALAVYYLYFEQERKIDAQKDTMEGAFLGPAYSDKTIEQMARRQKAVFQKYTDFHQLAEKIATALASGKIVGWFQGRMEYGPRALGNRSILADARRVDMQTKLNQKIKNRESFRPFAPAVLYEDMGEYFDSRFASPYMSFVVGVRENRRKALPENFHLLPLKEKLSVVRSDVPAVTHLDYSARVQTVHRETNPRFWELLTEYKRQTGCSLLVNTSFNVRSEPIVCTPEDAYRCFQQTEMDILVVGDYVFFRESLG; encoded by the coding sequence ATGAAGAAGATTTTAGGTATATCCGGGTATTACCACGACTCCGCAGCAGCACTGATTATCGGTGGGCAAATTGTCGCCGCAGCACAGGAGGAGCGATTTACCCGAAAGAAAAATACGGATGTCTTTCCCGCCCGGTCTATTCGTTTTTGCCTCGAACAGGCCGGGCTGGATATAGACGAACTGGATGCCATTGTCTTTTATGAAAAACCTCTCCTCAAATTTGAGCGCCTGTTGGAAACCTACTATGCCTTTTCTCCCCGGGGGGTACAGTCATTTTTAAAAGCGATACCTGTCTGGCTGAATGAAAAATTATTCCTCAAAAAAATACTCATTGGCGAGCTTAAAGCTATTGGAAACTACGATAAAAAACGCATTCCGCTGCTATTTTCCGAACATCATTTATCCCATGCTGCGAGCGCATTTTATCCTTCTTCTTTTGAAAAATCAGCGATTCTGACCATCGATGGAGTAGGGGAATGGTGTACCGCGGCGATTGGTTCGGGAGATGGCCGTGACATCACCATTCATAAAGAATTGCGTTTCCCCCATTCAGTCGGATTGCTGTACAGCGCATTTACCTATTACCTCGGTTTTCGGGTCAATTCGGGCGAATATAAACTCATGGGCCTGGCTCCTTTTGGCGACCCCGGTTCTCCGCAGACACGCGGGTATATTGAAAAGATCAGAACCCAAATGATCGATATCAAAAGCGACGGTTCTGTATGGCTCAATCAGGCGTTTTTTCGGTACGCCACAGGTCTGCGAATGACCAAAGACAAACAATGGGAGAAATTGCTGGGTTTTCCCAGGAGGGCGCCTGAATCTGCCATCGAGCAACATCACAGCGATCTGGCATTGGCAATTCAGACCATCACGGAAGAAATGGTGTTAAAAATGGCGGTGGAGGCCCAAAAGATTACGGGGATGGATACACTTTGTCTTGCGGGCGGTGTCGCGCTCAATGGCGTAGCTGCGGGCAAATTGCTGAAAGCAGGGATTTTCAGGCAAATATACATTCAACCCGCAGCAGGAGACGCCGGTGGCGCGTTGGGGGCAGCTTTGGCGGTTTATTATTTGTACTTCGAACAGGAACGCAAAATTGATGCACAAAAAGACACCATGGAGGGCGCATTTCTTGGCCCGGCGTATTCTGATAAAACCATCGAACAAATGGCCCGCAGGCAAAAAGCTGTTTTTCAAAAATATACGGATTTTCATCAGCTTGCCGAAAAAATCGCTACAGCACTGGCCAGTGGGAAGATCGTAGGATGGTTTCAGGGACGGATGGAGTATGGCCCCCGCGCATTGGGAAACCGAAGCATTCTGGCAGATGCCCGTCGCGTAGATATGCAGACAAAACTGAACCAGAAGATCAAAAACCGGGAAAGTTTTCGCCCGTTTGCACCAGCCGTTTTGTATGAGGATATGGGCGAATATTTTGATTCCCGATTTGCTTCTCCTTACATGTCATTTGTGGTTGGGGTAAGGGAAAACCGCCGAAAGGCCTTGCCGGAAAATTTTCATCTCTTACCTTTGAAGGAAAAACTGTCTGTTGTGCGAAGCGATGTACCGGCAGTTACGCATTTGGATTATTCTGCCCGGGTTCAAACCGTTCACAGAGAGACAAACCCCCGTTTTTGGGAGTTGTTGACGGAATACAAACGGCAGACGGGATGTTCTCTGCTGGTAAATACGAGTTTTAACGTGCGGAGCGAGCCGATCGTATGTACGCCGGAAGACGCATATCGATGTTTTCAACAAACAGAGATGGATATTCTGGTGGTTGGGGATTATGTGTTTTTCCGGGAATCGTTGGGGTGA
- a CDS encoding glycoside hydrolase family 97 protein — protein sequence MKNIFLSVLLIATGFFLHAAGLTSPDGALVLTVTVTDGAPTYRLDYKSRPVILPSRLGLELKDAQSLTTGFALTQSATSTFDETWEPVWGEVKAIRNHYNELVAHFTQASSRRSFIVRFRLFDDGLGFRYEFPQQENLGYFIIKEEKTQFALAGDHTAFWLPGDFDTQEYSTVTSKLSEVRSKMAAAITPNASQTTFSETGVQTPLMLKSDDGLYINIHEAALVDYSCMSLNLDDKNFVLESFLTPDAIGDKGYMQTPCQSPWRTVIVSDQATDILASKLILNLNEPCKYSDVSWIRPVKYVGVWWEMITGRSSWAYNNYQSVKLDQIDYSQTEPNGLHAANTAHVKEYIDFAAQHGFDAVLVEGWNTGWEDWFGKWKDYVFDFVTPYPDFDVEEIHRYAASKGVEMIMHHETSGSVRNYERHMDKAYRFMVDNGYHAVKSGYVGDILPRGEYHYGQWMVNHYLYAITEAAKYKIMVNAHEAVRPTGLSRTYPNLIANESARGTEYEAFGGSNPDHTTILPFTRLMGGPMDYTPGIFETKVSKINPKNNSFVHSTLVRQLALYVTMYSPLQMAADLPENYNRFPDAFQFIKDVAVDWDDTKILEAEPGDYITIARKAKGTGNWFIGNTSDENGHQANIKLSFLDPGKKYQAIIYADAKDAHYETNPQAYTIKKMEVTSKTELTLQAAPGGGFAISIME from the coding sequence ATGAAAAATATATTTCTCTCAGTTCTTCTCATCGCCACAGGTTTTTTTCTGCATGCTGCCGGGCTTACATCACCGGATGGTGCGCTGGTTTTGACTGTAACGGTTACGGATGGCGCACCCACTTATCGACTCGATTATAAAAGCCGCCCGGTCATTCTTCCAAGCCGTCTGGGGCTGGAACTAAAAGACGCACAATCGCTCACCACAGGGTTTGCGCTTACGCAAAGTGCGACTTCAACTTTCGACGAAACCTGGGAACCAGTATGGGGAGAGGTAAAGGCGATTCGCAACCACTACAACGAGCTGGTCGCACACTTTACCCAGGCATCTTCCCGGCGGAGTTTTATTGTCCGGTTCCGGCTGTTTGATGATGGACTGGGCTTTCGGTACGAATTTCCCCAGCAGGAGAATCTGGGTTATTTTATCATTAAAGAAGAAAAAACACAGTTTGCCCTCGCGGGTGATCATACAGCTTTCTGGCTGCCGGGCGATTTCGATACCCAAGAATACAGCACGGTTACTTCCAAATTATCAGAAGTACGCAGTAAAATGGCCGCAGCTATCACGCCCAATGCCTCACAAACGACCTTTTCAGAAACGGGTGTACAGACTCCGCTTATGCTCAAAAGTGATGACGGCTTGTATATCAACATTCATGAAGCCGCTCTGGTAGACTATTCCTGTATGTCGCTGAATCTGGACGACAAAAACTTTGTGCTTGAATCTTTCCTCACCCCCGATGCCATTGGAGACAAAGGATATATGCAGACCCCCTGCCAGTCGCCGTGGCGTACAGTGATTGTAAGCGATCAGGCAACCGATATTCTGGCATCAAAACTGATTTTAAACTTAAATGAGCCCTGTAAATACTCTGATGTATCGTGGATCAGGCCGGTTAAATATGTCGGGGTCTGGTGGGAAATGATTACCGGGCGCAGTTCGTGGGCTTACAACAACTACCAAAGTGTAAAACTCGACCAGATTGATTACAGCCAAACCGAACCCAATGGCCTTCACGCTGCCAATACTGCGCATGTCAAAGAGTATATTGACTTTGCCGCACAGCATGGCTTTGATGCCGTGTTGGTGGAAGGATGGAATACCGGCTGGGAAGACTGGTTTGGCAAATGGAAGGATTACGTTTTTGACTTTGTTACGCCTTATCCCGATTTCGATGTGGAGGAAATCCACCGCTACGCGGCAAGCAAAGGAGTGGAAATGATCATGCACCACGAGACCTCCGGCTCCGTCCGCAACTACGAGCGGCATATGGACAAAGCCTACCGGTTTATGGTGGACAATGGCTACCATGCGGTAAAAAGCGGATATGTAGGCGATATACTTCCCCGAGGAGAATACCACTATGGGCAATGGATGGTCAATCATTATCTGTATGCCATCACAGAGGCCGCAAAGTATAAAATTATGGTCAATGCCCACGAAGCGGTTCGCCCTACCGGTTTGTCCCGTACCTATCCCAACCTGATCGCCAACGAGTCTGCCCGCGGCACAGAGTACGAAGCCTTTGGCGGAAGCAACCCTGACCATACCACGATTTTACCGTTTACCCGTCTGATGGGCGGCCCCATGGACTATACACCCGGTATTTTCGAAACCAAAGTCTCCAAAATCAACCCAAAGAATAATTCTTTTGTCCATTCTACCCTGGTGAGGCAGTTGGCGCTCTATGTTACGATGTACAGCCCTTTGCAGATGGCAGCGGATTTACCCGAAAACTACAACCGTTTTCCCGATGCGTTTCAGTTTATCAAAGATGTCGCCGTGGACTGGGACGACACGAAAATCCTGGAGGCGGAGCCGGGAGACTATATCACCATTGCGAGAAAAGCCAAAGGAACGGGTAACTGGTTTATCGGTAATACCAGCGACGAAAACGGACATCAGGCTAACATCAAGCTCAGTTTTCTCGACCCCGGCAAAAAATACCAGGCAATCATTTATGCCGATGCCAAAGACGCCCATTATGAAACCAACCCCCAGGCCTATACCATTAAAAAGATGGAAGTGACGAGCAAGACGGAACTGACCTTACAGGCTGCGCCCGGTGGAGGGTTTGCGATTAGTATCATGGAATAA